One segment of Paenibacillus sp. FSL R7-0337 DNA contains the following:
- a CDS encoding ClbS/DfsB family four-helix bundle protein: MASYEYSSRQDLMDTIHNLYLLLDAEYDGINNTYKDTRMPEVDKTPAEIIAYQLGWLELVRSWDRSELEGQTFSMPAADYKWNQLGGLYQSFYSKYAEYSLSELRGLFRQSEQQWLDWIGTLTEDELFIQGARKWTGTKENWPMARWIHINSAAPFKTFRGKIRKWKKHCTEGLAE; this comes from the coding sequence ATGGCAAGCTATGAATACTCGTCAAGGCAGGACTTGATGGACACGATCCATAATCTGTACCTGCTCTTGGATGCCGAGTATGACGGCATTAACAATACATATAAGGATACGCGAATGCCCGAGGTGGACAAAACCCCTGCCGAGATCATCGCTTATCAGCTGGGCTGGCTGGAGCTGGTGAGGAGCTGGGACCGGAGCGAGCTGGAAGGACAGACCTTCTCCATGCCCGCTGCGGATTACAAGTGGAATCAGCTCGGCGGGTTGTATCAGTCCTTCTACAGCAAATATGCGGAGTATTCCCTGTCTGAGTTGCGCGGGCTCTTCCGGCAATCAGAGCAGCAGTGGCTGGACTGGATCGGAACATTGACGGAGGATGAGCTGTTCATCCAAGGCGCGCGTAAGTGGACCGGAACCAAAGAGAACTGGCCGATGGCCCGGTGGATTCACATTAACTCTGCCGCTCCGTTCAAGACCTTTCGGGGGAAGATCCGGAAGTGGAAAAAGCATTGTACTGAAGGACTGGCAGAGTGA
- a CDS encoding histidine phosphatase family protein: MTTLYFVRHAHSTYSTDELNRPLSEDGRAGAQRVTRLLLHEDINILISSPYKRAIQTIEGLEKPLRTRIVIEDDFKERILSSEPVPDFGQAISKVWEDFSFAWPGGESNLVAQKRSVQALYKVLQQYKGNSIAIGTHGNMMVLIMNALDKRYDYSFWKQLEMPDIYKLSFVENKLVSVQRIWR, from the coding sequence ATTACCACTCTGTACTTCGTACGACATGCCCACTCTACTTATTCTACCGACGAATTGAATAGACCTTTATCCGAAGATGGACGGGCAGGCGCACAGAGAGTTACCCGTCTACTACTTCATGAGGATATTAACATTCTGATCTCTAGTCCCTATAAACGGGCTATACAGACCATTGAGGGGCTGGAGAAACCGCTCAGGACTAGGATTGTAATTGAAGATGATTTTAAAGAAAGAATCTTGTCTTCAGAACCTGTACCGGACTTCGGGCAGGCTATCTCCAAGGTATGGGAGGACTTTTCCTTCGCCTGGCCGGGAGGAGAATCCAATCTGGTTGCCCAGAAGAGAAGCGTACAAGCACTCTATAAAGTTTTGCAGCAATATAAAGGAAATTCAATCGCTATCGGAACTCACGGTAATATGATGGTCCTGATCATGAATGCTCTGGATAAGCGTTATGATTATAGCTTCTGGAAGCAGTTAGAAATGCCAGACATCTATAAGCTAAGCTTCGTTGAGAACAAGCTTGTGAGTGTACAGCGTATTTGGCGCTAA
- a CDS encoding AraC family transcriptional regulator codes for MKEQYGERIKQVIAYIENHSSQPLRLDQLAEISHFSKYHFSRIFTAFTGMTPMAFVTRKRIERAWELLTKTDLTILEIAWESGFESVSALNVHFKRHFGCTPSSVRNSRQKHSNFPSLLSNKQAEPAALADYNKAEGNSLLRRAWDSMVELRVIAEVEVAYVRHIGSYLDTHHAWDKLTGWATEKGLHPANQQFIGISLDDGELTEESVCRYDACVTLPEGFDREAHREEVAYKTLSGGQYAVYSYYDTVERFVLAYDTMFSVWLPRSGYEADDRPCLEFCLNDPAQDPQGKCMVELYVPIRPSA; via the coding sequence ATGAAGGAGCAGTATGGAGAGAGGATCAAGCAGGTCATTGCCTACATAGAAAATCACAGCAGCCAGCCGCTGCGGCTGGATCAGCTGGCGGAGATCTCCCATTTCTCCAAATATCATTTCAGCAGAATATTTACAGCCTTCACGGGCATGACGCCCATGGCCTTCGTTACCAGGAAGCGTATCGAGCGGGCATGGGAGCTGCTGACCAAGACGGACCTGACCATTCTGGAGATTGCATGGGAAAGTGGCTTTGAATCGGTATCTGCTCTGAATGTCCATTTCAAACGGCATTTCGGCTGTACGCCCAGCAGTGTCAGGAACAGCAGGCAGAAACATAGCAATTTCCCGTCACTCCTCAGCAATAAGCAGGCAGAGCCGGCCGCCCTGGCGGATTACAATAAAGCCGAAGGTAATTCGCTGTTAAGGAGGGCATGGGACAGTATGGTGGAACTTAGAGTAATTGCAGAAGTTGAAGTCGCTTATGTCAGGCATATTGGTAGTTACCTGGACACGCATCACGCATGGGACAAGCTAACCGGCTGGGCTACTGAGAAGGGGCTGCATCCGGCGAATCAGCAGTTCATCGGAATCTCACTGGATGACGGGGAACTTACGGAAGAGTCTGTATGCCGCTATGATGCTTGCGTTACACTTCCGGAGGGATTCGACCGGGAGGCCCATCGGGAGGAGGTAGCATACAAGACTCTATCCGGCGGGCAGTATGCGGTGTATTCCTACTATGATACGGTAGAGAGATTTGTCCTTGCGTATGATACGATGTTCAGCGTATGGTTACCCCGCAGCGGCTATGAAGCCGATGACCGGCCATGTCTTGAATTCTGTCTGAATGATCCTGCGCAGGACCCGCAGGGCAAGTGCATGGTTGAGCTGTACGTCCCCATTAGGCCAAGCGCTTAA
- a CDS encoding GNAT family protein gives MKMEIVFDQFPVLRSEELVLGKIEEQHLDGLFEIYSNDHVFEYCGIIPKHNKTTVKSMIGHYERDYGKRSRIKWGIFAPADDTHLLGIIEACDFNQRVNMVTIGYFLAEAQWGRGLASRAVELLTAFLFQQAQVNRIQAEVMLNNEPSKKVLLKNGYVKEGMLRQAALWSGKGVVDLEIYSMLREEYMKVLQPDHEAFIL, from the coding sequence GTGAAGATGGAGATTGTGTTTGACCAGTTCCCTGTCTTAAGATCAGAGGAGCTGGTGCTGGGCAAGATTGAGGAGCAGCATCTGGACGGGCTGTTCGAGATTTACAGCAATGACCATGTGTTCGAATATTGCGGGATTATCCCCAAGCACAATAAGACTACAGTCAAGAGCATGATCGGTCATTATGAGCGGGATTATGGCAAAAGATCGCGGATCAAGTGGGGCATCTTCGCTCCAGCGGACGATACGCACCTGCTCGGAATCATTGAAGCCTGCGACTTCAATCAGAGGGTTAATATGGTCACCATTGGCTACTTCCTTGCGGAAGCCCAGTGGGGGAGGGGCCTCGCCTCCAGGGCCGTTGAGCTGTTGACAGCATTTCTGTTCCAGCAGGCTCAGGTGAACCGGATTCAGGCGGAAGTGATGCTGAATAATGAGCCCTCCAAGAAGGTGCTGCTGAAGAACGGATATGTCAAGGAAGGGATGCTGCGGCAGGCGGCCCTCTGGTCCGGCAAGGGCGTGGTCGATCTGGAGATCTATAGTATGCTGAGGGAAGAGTATATGAAGGTTCTACAACCGGACCATGAGGCCTTTATTTTGTGA
- a CDS encoding ABC transporter ATP-binding protein: MARNKFDVDENLESPFNIKHFRRAMVYIRRKKKPMLIAFALSALSAAIALSAPLIMQHVVDVTIPAKDMGALAGWSLLMLATIVVSVILATIRSRIMTRVGQDIIFDIRTDLFKHLQELPFKYYDDRPQGKILIRVVNYVNGVSDVLSNGIINFILEIVNLIFIAVFMFAVDVRLSFIILAGLPVFLGVMLLIKTRQRRAWQAVSNKSSNLNAYLQESISGIGVTQMFSRETRNEGIFTRLAGNFRTAWMKALRYNILIPFSVDNLSTIVTAMIFLVGLLTLDPQNMTLGVILAMSSYAARFWQPILNLSNLYNNFINAVAYLERIFETLDEPVTVSDIPGAKALPPVEGRVTFDDVTFAYDPGLNILENISFDVAAGESIALVGPTGAGKTTVVNLISRFYNLTGGRILIDGQDISQITLKSLRSQMGIMLQDSFIFSGTILDNIRYGRPDATEQEVIAAAKAVCADDFIREFDQGYQTEVNERGSKLSQGQRQLISFARTLLANPRILILDEATSSIDAQTERLLQKGLNELLKGRTSFIIAHRLSTVKNCDRIMYVSNKGIAESGSHDELIARRGLYHRLYTAQKMEA; the protein is encoded by the coding sequence TTGGCCAGGAATAAATTCGATGTCGATGAGAATCTGGAATCGCCGTTTAATATCAAGCATTTCCGGCGGGCCATGGTCTATATCCGGCGTAAAAAGAAGCCGATGCTGATCGCATTCGCGCTCAGCGCATTGTCAGCGGCAATCGCCCTGTCGGCTCCGCTGATTATGCAGCATGTGGTGGATGTGACCATACCCGCCAAAGACATGGGAGCACTGGCAGGCTGGTCCCTGCTAATGCTGGCGACCATCGTGGTCAGTGTCATTCTGGCGACTATCCGCTCACGGATTATGACCCGTGTCGGTCAGGATATTATTTTCGATATCCGCACCGACCTGTTCAAGCATCTGCAGGAGCTGCCCTTCAAATATTATGACGACCGGCCGCAGGGCAAAATCCTGATCCGGGTCGTGAACTACGTCAACGGAGTCTCTGACGTGTTGTCCAACGGGATTATCAACTTCATCCTGGAAATCGTGAACCTGATCTTCATCGCGGTGTTCATGTTCGCCGTGGATGTGCGGCTCTCCTTCATCATTCTGGCCGGACTGCCGGTGTTCCTCGGTGTCATGCTGCTGATCAAGACCCGGCAGCGCCGGGCCTGGCAGGCCGTATCGAACAAAAGCTCCAACCTGAATGCTTATCTGCAGGAGAGTATCAGCGGCATCGGCGTCACCCAGATGTTCTCCCGGGAGACACGCAATGAAGGGATCTTCACCCGTCTGGCCGGCAACTTCCGCACGGCCTGGATGAAGGCGCTGCGTTACAACATACTGATTCCGTTCAGTGTCGATAACCTGTCTACCATTGTTACGGCTATGATCTTCCTGGTTGGCCTGCTGACCCTGGACCCGCAGAATATGACGCTGGGCGTCATTCTCGCGATGAGCAGCTATGCGGCACGCTTCTGGCAGCCGATCCTGAACCTGTCGAACTTGTACAATAACTTCATTAATGCGGTCGCTTATCTGGAGCGGATCTTCGAGACGCTGGATGAGCCGGTAACGGTCAGCGATATTCCCGGTGCGAAGGCGCTGCCGCCAGTGGAGGGCCGGGTGACGTTCGATGATGTCACCTTCGCCTACGATCCGGGCCTGAATATCCTGGAGAACATCTCCTTCGATGTCGCAGCGGGAGAGAGCATCGCTCTGGTCGGTCCGACCGGAGCGGGCAAGACCACCGTCGTCAACCTGATCTCACGCTTCTATAACCTGACCGGCGGACGCATTCTGATCGACGGGCAGGATATCTCGCAGATCACGCTGAAGTCACTGCGCAGCCAGATGGGGATCATGCTGCAGGACAGCTTCATCTTCTCGGGAACCATTCTGGATAATATCCGCTATGGCAGACCGGATGCGACCGAGCAGGAGGTCATCGCCGCTGCGAAGGCAGTCTGCGCGGATGATTTCATCCGCGAATTCGATCAGGGCTACCAGACCGAGGTGAACGAACGCGGCTCCAAGCTCTCCCAGGGGCAGCGGCAGCTGATCTCGTTCGCCAGAACGCTGCTGGCCAACCCGCGGATTCTCATTCTGGATGAAGCCACCTCCTCTATTGATGCACAGACCGAGCGTCTGCTCCAGAAGGGGCTGAATGAGCTGCTTAAGGGCCGGACCTCGTTCATCATCGCGCACCGCCTGTCTACAGTGAAGAACTGCGACCGGATCATGTATGTCTCGAACAAAGGCATTGCCGAGAGCGGCTCCCATGACGAGCTGATCGCCCGCCGCGGCCTGTACCACCGGCTGTATACGGCGCAGAAGATGGAAGCCTGA
- a CDS encoding ABC transporter ATP-binding protein: MFEIKWLWQNLEGNRARYIVALCLSVVGSSLTIVNPYISQRIVDTFIAGDHAGENLATGRGLLIALCLGMIGFSLLRTGLAYFTTMQYEISSQNMMYNIRIYLYNKIQGQDREYYDRNRTGDLMTKMTGDLDMVRHSMAWIFKTIIESLTIFLAAVIYFLTIDVKLTLWMLILSPPIFVVAFIFAKRVRPMYIDLRERLSQLNTTTQENISGNRVVKAFAREEFEIAKFTEKNVNYAVANKKAALVWLDYFPYLESFAQGFNVVLMLAGGYYVMEGRITFGEFTAFSSLIWAVSNPMRNIGIIINDIQRFFASLSKIVDIYYARPAIANDHNPVEQRRYEGRIEFDHVRFKYDNATVLDDVSFTIAPGETIAIMGATGSGKTSLINLIPRFYDVAGGRVLVDGRDVRELELDELRGNIGMATQDVLLFSDTIDGNIAYGDPDLPEEDAQAYAALAAAHDFIVKMPEGYDTVVGERGVGLSGGQKQRIALARALAVQRPILILDDTTSAVDLETEEHIQRSLRELEYPCTKIIIAQRVSTTAQADRILILEGGRLIEEGTHAELLAKRGYYYDVFMLQNEGIGRQVTEIGQE; this comes from the coding sequence ATGTTTGAAATCAAATGGCTGTGGCAGAACCTGGAGGGCAACCGGGCGCGGTATATCGTGGCGCTCTGCCTCTCGGTGGTGGGCTCAAGTCTTACGATTGTGAACCCCTACATCAGCCAGCGCATCGTCGATACGTTCATTGCCGGTGACCACGCCGGAGAGAATCTTGCTACAGGCCGCGGACTGCTCATTGCACTCTGCCTGGGCATGATCGGCTTCTCTCTGCTCCGAACAGGGCTGGCATACTTCACGACCATGCAGTACGAAATTTCTTCACAGAATATGATGTACAATATCCGGATTTATCTGTACAACAAGATTCAGGGCCAGGACCGGGAATATTATGACCGCAACCGCACCGGGGACCTGATGACGAAGATGACCGGGGATCTGGATATGGTCCGCCACTCGATGGCGTGGATTTTCAAGACGATCATTGAATCGCTTACGATTTTCCTGGCAGCCGTCATTTATTTCCTCACGATTGATGTGAAGCTGACGCTGTGGATGCTGATCCTGTCACCGCCGATTTTTGTAGTGGCCTTTATCTTCGCCAAGCGAGTGCGCCCGATGTACATCGACCTGCGCGAGCGGCTGTCCCAGCTTAATACGACGACCCAGGAGAATATCTCCGGGAACCGGGTGGTGAAGGCTTTTGCCCGTGAGGAGTTCGAGATTGCCAAGTTCACGGAGAAGAACGTCAACTACGCGGTAGCGAATAAAAAAGCGGCTCTCGTCTGGCTTGACTACTTCCCTTATCTGGAGTCGTTCGCCCAAGGCTTCAACGTGGTTCTGATGCTGGCCGGTGGTTACTACGTGATGGAGGGGCGGATTACCTTCGGTGAGTTCACGGCGTTCTCCTCACTGATCTGGGCGGTCTCGAACCCCATGCGCAATATCGGAATTATTATTAATGATATTCAGCGTTTCTTTGCCAGCTTATCCAAAATCGTCGATATCTATTACGCCCGCCCGGCGATTGCCAACGATCATAACCCGGTGGAGCAACGCCGCTATGAGGGACGGATTGAATTCGATCATGTCCGGTTCAAATATGATAACGCTACCGTGCTGGATGATGTGAGCTTCACGATAGCCCCCGGCGAGACCATTGCGATCATGGGGGCCACCGGCTCCGGCAAAACCTCGCTCATCAACCTCATTCCCCGCTTCTATGATGTGGCTGGCGGGCGTGTGCTGGTGGACGGCAGAGATGTCCGGGAGCTTGAGCTGGATGAGTTGCGCGGGAATATCGGGATGGCTACGCAGGATGTCCTGCTGTTCTCCGATACCATTGACGGCAACATTGCCTACGGCGATCCCGATCTGCCTGAGGAGGATGCGCAGGCTTACGCGGCTCTGGCCGCTGCCCATGATTTCATTGTCAAAATGCCTGAAGGCTACGATACCGTAGTCGGGGAACGCGGTGTCGGGTTGTCCGGGGGCCAAAAGCAGCGGATTGCGCTGGCCCGCGCCCTGGCGGTCCAACGTCCGATTCTGATCCTGGATGATACGACCTCAGCGGTCGATCTGGAGACCGAGGAGCATATCCAGCGCAGCCTCCGGGAGCTGGAGTATCCCTGCACGAAGATCATCATCGCACAGCGGGTATCCACTACGGCCCAGGCTGACCGCATTCTGATCCTGGAGGGCGGGCGCTTGATTGAGGAAGGGACCCACGCCGAGCTGCTGGCGAAGCGGGGTTATTACTATGATGTATTCATGCTTCAGAACGAGGGCATTGGAAGGCAGGTGACCGAGATTGGCCAGGAATAA
- a CDS encoding amino acid permease, producing MESKELTRGLKPRHIELIALGGTIGVGLFMGSASTIKWAGPSVLLAYLLAGIIMFFVMRIMGEMLVMEPVTGSFATFAHKYISPLAGFLTAWSYWFLWVTVGMAEVTAIGIYVGYWFPDIPQWIPALIGVGIIAAANLAAVKLYGEFEFWFAMIKVVAIVVMLVIGTGVIFFGLGNGGQPLGLSNLYSHGGFFAGGLKGFLFALCIVTAAYQGIELVGITAGEAENPKQTLRKAIKNIIWRILIFYVGAIFIIVTIYPWNEIGEIGSPFVLTFAKVGIVAAAGIINFVVLTAAMSGCNSGIYSAGRMLYTLAQNGQAPKFFGRVSASGVPRNSIITTISLLLVGVLLNYLMPDSKLFLYIYSASVLPGMIPWFALAFSQFRFRERWAGEMAAHPFKSRFFPVSNYIIIIFLSLVIIGMWFNPDTHLSLIVGASFLAIVVAGYFAFGIGKRRMPGDGEEV from the coding sequence TTGGAATCCAAAGAGTTAACCAGAGGGCTTAAGCCGCGGCATATCGAGCTGATCGCACTGGGCGGCACGATTGGCGTGGGATTATTCATGGGCTCGGCAAGTACGATTAAGTGGGCGGGGCCTTCCGTGCTGCTTGCGTATCTTTTGGCAGGAATCATTATGTTTTTTGTGATGCGGATTATGGGGGAGATGCTGGTGATGGAGCCGGTGACCGGTTCTTTTGCCACGTTTGCCCACAAATATATCAGCCCGCTGGCCGGCTTCCTGACCGCCTGGAGTTATTGGTTCCTGTGGGTGACAGTCGGAATGGCGGAGGTTACGGCAATTGGTATCTATGTCGGGTACTGGTTCCCGGATATCCCGCAGTGGATTCCGGCGCTGATCGGGGTGGGCATCATTGCGGCAGCCAATCTGGCGGCGGTGAAGCTGTACGGGGAGTTTGAATTCTGGTTTGCGATGATCAAGGTGGTTGCCATTGTTGTGATGCTGGTGATCGGCACCGGGGTGATTTTTTTCGGTCTCGGGAATGGCGGGCAGCCGTTAGGTCTGTCCAATCTGTATAGCCATGGCGGTTTTTTTGCCGGAGGATTAAAGGGATTTCTGTTCGCGCTCTGCATTGTCACGGCGGCCTATCAGGGGATTGAGCTGGTGGGGATTACGGCAGGGGAAGCGGAGAATCCGAAGCAAACGCTGCGCAAAGCGATTAAGAATATCATCTGGCGCATTCTGATTTTCTACGTGGGGGCTATCTTCATCATTGTGACCATTTATCCGTGGAATGAGATCGGCGAGATCGGCAGTCCGTTCGTGTTGACCTTCGCCAAGGTGGGGATTGTCGCTGCGGCCGGCATTATCAACTTCGTGGTGCTGACAGCGGCGATGTCGGGCTGCAACAGCGGGATCTACAGTGCGGGAAGAATGCTCTACACGCTGGCCCAGAACGGACAGGCTCCGAAGTTCTTCGGCAGAGTCTCTGCCAGCGGAGTGCCCCGCAACAGCATTATTACAACGATCTCCCTGCTGCTGGTCGGCGTATTGTTAAACTATCTGATGCCGGACTCCAAGCTGTTTCTCTATATTTACAGTGCCAGCGTGCTTCCGGGAATGATTCCGTGGTTCGCCCTGGCCTTCAGCCAGTTCAGATTCAGAGAGCGATGGGCAGGCGAGATGGCAGCCCATCCGTTCAAATCCCGCTTCTTCCCGGTCAGTAACTACATTATTATTATCTTCCTGTCGCTGGTCATTATCGGCATGTGGTTCAACCCGGATACCCATCTGTCGCTGATCGTCGGCGCGTCCTTCCTGGCTATTGTTGTGGCGGGCTACTTTGCTTTTGGGATCGGCAAGCGCCGGATGCCCGGGGATGGGGAGGAAGTGTAG
- a CDS encoding DUF4003 family protein: MKQSYIARLELFVTNAQQIKQEFPWQNASVNRLAALLYAVEDKMVNVQAIRMYHEMVKDNTRGFSSFRGTSAICIAALLSLSAQPEQQLANTLAVYDLLKERKFRASDYLVIAAYQIAAHTPYDQYAAAIDRTQAFYEGMRSKHRFLTGRDDYIFAAMLGLSDIPVEQGLEQLEQLYVTLKPEFFSGNSVQALTQVLVLGGEDLTSRVLSLREAFRARDIRLDKEYTLSSLGILSLIPYEQQQLVSDVSDTYEFLRPQKGFGGWSINKQELLLLSAALVSYQYIVDVRNGIIESALSTSLTNIIIAQQTAIAVAAASAAAAASS, encoded by the coding sequence ATGAAGCAATCGTACATAGCCAGACTTGAATTATTCGTAACTAACGCGCAGCAGATTAAACAGGAGTTCCCGTGGCAAAATGCCTCCGTGAACCGGCTGGCAGCCTTGCTCTACGCCGTGGAGGACAAGATGGTCAACGTACAGGCGATCCGCATGTACCATGAGATGGTCAAGGATAACACCCGGGGCTTCTCCTCCTTCCGCGGAACCTCAGCCATCTGTATTGCTGCGCTGCTCTCCCTCTCCGCCCAGCCGGAACAGCAGCTTGCAAATACGCTCGCTGTATATGACCTGCTCAAGGAACGCAAATTCCGGGCCTCCGACTACCTGGTCATTGCCGCCTATCAGATCGCTGCCCATACCCCGTACGATCAATATGCCGCAGCCATAGACCGCACTCAAGCTTTCTATGAAGGAATGCGGTCAAAACACCGTTTCCTCACCGGACGGGACGACTATATCTTCGCCGCCATGCTCGGCCTCTCCGATATCCCTGTAGAGCAAGGGTTGGAGCAGCTGGAACAGCTCTATGTTACGCTCAAGCCCGAGTTCTTCTCCGGCAATAGTGTTCAGGCGCTGACACAGGTGCTGGTGCTAGGCGGCGAGGATCTCACAAGCCGGGTGCTTAGCCTGCGTGAGGCGTTCCGGGCACGGGATATCCGGCTGGATAAGGAGTATACACTCTCGTCCCTTGGCATCCTGTCCCTGATCCCTTATGAGCAGCAGCAGTTGGTAAGCGATGTCTCGGACACCTATGAATTCCTGCGTCCGCAGAAGGGCTTCGGCGGCTGGTCGATCAACAAGCAGGAGCTGCTCCTGCTGTCTGCCGCACTCGTCTCCTATCAATATATAGTCGATGTGAGAAACGGCATTATTGAATCCGCCCTATCTACCAGCCTGACCAACATCATCATTGCCCAGCAGACAGCGATTGCTGTAGCTGCAGCCTCTGCTGCTGCGGCAGCTTCTTCTTAG
- a CDS encoding NdvB protein has product MIRASEDNEYYELSSPTILPKASGFLWNEQMMIHMNCRGYAVAQFMQPEPAKYSYAPNLEAKTFMQPEQPYYAHHPGRFVYVKDEENGELFSAPYEPVRNPPDHYTFAVGKHNIVWTIEKNGIAIEMTLSLPKDDPMELWRVKVTNLSDVPRKISIYPYFTIGYMSWMNQSGEYKEALQGIVATAVTPYQKYQDYAKIKHLKDKTFLLADHAPDSWEVNQEAFEGEGGIGSPSALKSQRLAQGEARYETPVAALQYSMDLAAGEEREYRFIFGPARSEQEIAEIRRKLFLDTDAAGEDGFMRAEREYAQYIAEGRGSIEISTPDADLDNLVNHWLPRQMYYHGQTNRLTTDPQTRNYLQDNMGMSYLKPQTAREAFLTAVSQQEASGAMPDGIILHEAAELKYINQVPHTDHCVWLPICLSTYLDETDDYSILDEEVSYTGGLETGPVHEHIDRAVQWLLHERDERGLNYINQGDWCDPMNMVGYRGQGVSGWLTIATAYACMVWADICERSGRTDIAKTFRHAAEETNKLVNQYFWDGEWYARGITDDNVVFGISSDKEGRIFINPQGWALLSGAADEEKRAKLMKSVHEQLETPYGVEKLAPSYTAMREDVGRVTQKHPGTAENGAVYNHAAAFYIYGLYAVGEQDHAYRLLRKMLPGPDIEDIIRRGQLPVFIPNYYRGAYKQFPQTAGRSSHLFNTGTAPWVYRCLIDGLFGLQGCREGLQVKPQLPSAWQEASVKRSFRGAELQIEMKRESGAAAIEVYLDGQLVEDGVLKELRPGKQYQVLVKIPAGAVTI; this is encoded by the coding sequence ATGATCAGAGCATCTGAAGATAATGAATATTATGAGCTGTCCAGTCCCACCATTCTCCCCAAGGCTTCGGGGTTCCTGTGGAATGAGCAGATGATGATTCATATGAACTGCCGGGGATATGCGGTAGCCCAGTTTATGCAGCCCGAGCCTGCGAAGTATTCCTATGCGCCGAATCTGGAGGCCAAGACGTTCATGCAGCCGGAGCAGCCTTATTATGCCCACCACCCCGGACGCTTCGTCTATGTTAAGGATGAGGAGAACGGGGAGCTGTTCTCTGCCCCTTATGAGCCTGTCCGCAACCCTCCGGATCATTACACTTTTGCGGTAGGTAAACATAATATTGTATGGACCATCGAGAAGAATGGGATCGCTATAGAGATGACGTTAAGCCTGCCTAAAGATGACCCGATGGAGCTGTGGCGGGTGAAGGTGACCAATCTGTCCGACGTTCCCCGCAAGATCAGCATCTATCCCTACTTCACCATCGGCTACATGTCATGGATGAATCAGTCGGGCGAGTATAAGGAAGCCTTGCAGGGAATCGTGGCTACAGCGGTCACGCCTTATCAGAAATATCAGGATTATGCCAAAATCAAGCATCTGAAGGACAAAACCTTCCTGCTCGCCGACCATGCCCCGGACTCCTGGGAAGTGAATCAGGAAGCCTTCGAGGGCGAAGGAGGAATAGGCTCGCCGTCAGCGCTTAAGAGTCAGCGGCTGGCGCAAGGCGAAGCCCGTTATGAGACCCCGGTTGCCGCCCTGCAATACAGTATGGACCTGGCTGCGGGGGAAGAGCGTGAATACCGCTTCATCTTCGGCCCGGCCCGGAGTGAGCAGGAGATTGCCGAGATCCGCCGGAAGCTGTTTCTGGATACCGATGCGGCAGGCGAGGACGGATTCATGCGCGCTGAGCGGGAATATGCCCAGTACATCGCGGAAGGCAGAGGAAGCATTGAGATCTCTACGCCGGATGCGGACCTCGACAATCTGGTCAACCACTGGCTGCCCCGGCAGATGTATTATCACGGGCAGACCAACCGCCTGACCACCGACCCGCAGACCCGGAATTATCTGCAGGATAATATGGGAATGAGCTATCTTAAGCCGCAGACGGCAAGAGAAGCGTTCCTGACGGCCGTAAGCCAGCAGGAGGCCAGTGGAGCGATGCCGGACGGCATTATTTTGCATGAAGCGGCTGAACTGAAATATATCAATCAGGTTCCGCATACAGACCATTGTGTCTGGCTGCCGATCTGCCTTAGTACCTATCTGGATGAGACGGATGATTACAGCATTCTGGATGAGGAAGTATCGTATACGGGCGGCCTGGAGACAGGACCTGTGCATGAGCATATCGACCGGGCGGTACAGTGGCTGCTCCATGAGCGGGATGAGCGCGGCCTGAATTATATCAATCAGGGCGACTGGTGTGACCCGATGAATATGGTAGGGTACCGGGGACAAGGCGTGTCCGGCTGGCTGACCATCGCTACCGCGTATGCTTGTATGGTCTGGGCGGATATTTGTGAGCGGAGCGGCCGTACGGATATCGCCAAGACCTTCCGCCATGCGGCGGAGGAGACGAATAAGCTCGTCAATCAGTACTTCTGGGATGGCGAGTGGTATGCGCGGGGAATTACCGATGACAATGTGGTGTTCGGAATCAGCAGCGACAAGGAAGGCCGTATCTTCATTAATCCCCAGGGCTGGGCGTTGCTCAGCGGTGCGGCCGATGAGGAGAAGCGGGCGAAGCTGATGAAGTCGGTCCATGAACAGCTGGAGACCCCGTATGGAGTAGAAAAGCTCGCACCATCCTATACCGCCATGCGCGAGGATGTGGGCCGGGTGACCCAAAAGCATCCGGGGACAGCCGAGAATGGCGCAGTCTACAACCATGCCGCGGCCTTCTATATCTATGGCTTGTATGCAGTGGGGGAGCAGGATCACGCTTATCGTCTGCTGCGCAAAATGCTCCCCGGGCCTGATATCGAGGATATCATCCGGCGGGGCCAGCTGCCGGTGTTCATCCCTAATTATTACCGGGGGGCTTACAAGCAGTTCCCGCAGACTGCCGGACGCTCCAGTCATCTGTTCAACACCGGAACCGCTCCATGGGTGTACCGCTGCCTGATCGATGGACTGTTCGGACTGCAAGGCTGCCGGGAAGGGCTTCAGGTGAAGCCGCAGCTTCCTTCCGCGTGGCAGGAAGCCAGCGTGAAGCGCAGCTTCAGAGGCGCCGAGCTGCAGATTGAGATGAAACGTGAGTCTGGCGCAGCGGCGATCGAGGTATATTTGGACGGACAGCTTGTGGAAGACGGTGTTCTGAAAGAACTGAGACCGGGTAAGCAGTATCAGGTGCTGGTTAAGATTCCGGCAGGGGCTGTTACTATCTAA